One Lactobacillus sp. ESL0785 DNA window includes the following coding sequences:
- a CDS encoding SAM-dependent methyltransferase — protein sequence MTQFLNKINQLNSKINQPEITRQVAEINQIIAYLNCQKILTQAPNRLGLLPDESEAILQRVGASKAPTLKVLNQLLNSVRQFLSINYGLWSLPNLQTVQLLKQELHVNSALEIMAGNAYWSQALTAVGVKTIASDSLEWAKTSSTGSKPVMQVVDLDAAAAIKAFPKVDLILCSWAPNFTTSDLLAVRAWKQYNPKSHLLFIGEKDGATNSAAFWHEIKLHKSPQLRKVNQSFLSYDFINEQIFEIEHEI from the coding sequence ATGACACAATTTTTAAATAAAATTAACCAATTAAACAGTAAAATTAACCAACCAGAAATTACGCGGCAAGTTGCGGAAATCAACCAGATTATTGCTTATCTTAACTGCCAAAAGATTTTAACGCAGGCCCCTAACCGCCTAGGGTTATTACCAGATGAAAGTGAAGCAATTTTGCAGCGTGTAGGAGCAAGTAAGGCACCAACTTTAAAAGTACTTAATCAGTTACTTAACAGTGTCCGCCAGTTTTTGTCAATTAATTACGGACTCTGGTCGTTGCCGAATCTGCAGACAGTGCAGCTGCTCAAACAAGAGTTACATGTTAACTCAGCTTTAGAAATTATGGCAGGCAATGCCTATTGGTCACAGGCCTTAACTGCAGTAGGTGTCAAGACCATAGCCAGCGACTCGCTTGAGTGGGCTAAGACATCTTCAACTGGTAGTAAGCCAGTAATGCAGGTGGTTGACCTAGATGCAGCTGCGGCCATTAAAGCTTTTCCTAAAGTGGATTTAATTTTATGTTCATGGGCACCTAATTTTACGACAAGTGATTTACTGGCTGTCCGAGCATGGAAACAGTATAATCCTAAGAGCCATTTATTATTTATCGGAGAAAAAGATGGGGCAACTAATTCAGCGGCCTTTTGGCACGAGATAAAGTTACATAAGTCACCGCAGTTACGTAAAGTTAACCAGTCTTTTCTAAGTTACGATTTTATTAATGAACAAATATTTGAGATAGAACATGAAATTTAA
- the pepT gene encoding peptidase T, with translation MEYPNLLPRFLKYVKVNSRSDEHATRFPSTAREENFQKQVIMKDLNELGLHDVHYNQKSGCVIAEIPANINYDVPVMGFLAHSDTADFNAENVQPQIHSNYDGQSKIQLGTSDFYLDPAVFPHLKNYKGQTIITASGDTLLGGDDKCGVAELVTFAEYLLAHPEIKHGKIRLAFTPDEEIGTGAEHFDVAEFGADFAFTVDGEAPGKLDWGTFSAAQFSLDIQGVNVHPAVAKGQMINAVQIGINFQNALPQAEVPEQTDGKQGFYHLMNFQGTVDNAHLDYIIRDFERDGLEKRKNLVKSIVAKINTDFGTEIIKLKMWDQYYNMADELAKHMDIVNLAREAYKAEELMIDEDPVRGGTDGSQLTYMGLPCPNIFAGEENMHGRYEYTVLESMYKAVDVMIKMAELNAVNHQ, from the coding sequence ATGGAATATCCAAATTTATTACCACGTTTTTTAAAGTACGTTAAAGTTAATTCGCGATCAGATGAGCATGCGACACGTTTTCCGTCAACTGCACGGGAAGAAAACTTTCAAAAACAAGTTATCATGAAAGACCTCAACGAGTTAGGCTTGCATGATGTTCATTATAACCAAAAGTCTGGCTGTGTTATTGCTGAAATTCCGGCAAATATTAATTATGATGTGCCTGTGATGGGCTTTCTAGCTCACAGTGATACCGCTGATTTTAATGCCGAAAATGTTCAACCACAAATTCATTCAAATTATGATGGTCAATCAAAAATTCAATTGGGTACTTCTGATTTTTATTTAGATCCAGCAGTATTTCCACATTTAAAGAATTATAAAGGGCAAACAATCATTACGGCATCTGGTGACACGCTTCTGGGCGGCGACGATAAGTGTGGTGTGGCTGAATTAGTAACTTTTGCTGAATACTTGTTGGCCCATCCGGAAATTAAACATGGCAAAATTCGTTTAGCTTTTACACCAGATGAAGAAATTGGTACAGGGGCAGAACACTTTGACGTAGCTGAATTTGGTGCAGATTTTGCTTTTACTGTTGATGGTGAAGCACCAGGCAAGCTTGATTGGGGAACATTTTCAGCAGCCCAATTTAGTTTAGATATTCAGGGCGTCAATGTTCATCCAGCAGTTGCTAAAGGACAAATGATTAATGCAGTGCAAATAGGAATTAACTTCCAGAATGCTTTGCCGCAAGCAGAAGTGCCAGAGCAAACAGATGGTAAACAAGGCTTTTACCACTTAATGAATTTTCAAGGAACAGTTGATAACGCTCATTTAGATTACATTATTCGTGATTTTGAACGTGATGGTTTAGAAAAAAGAAAAAATCTAGTAAAGTCAATTGTTGCTAAGATAAATACTGACTTTGGGACAGAGATAATTAAGCTAAAGATGTGGGATCAATACTACAATATGGCCGATGAACTAGCTAAGCATATGGATATCGTTAATCTGGCACGTGAGGCATACAAGGCCGAAGAACTAATGATTGATGAAGATCCAGTACGTGGTGGTACAGACGGCTCCCAATTGACTTATATGGGACTTCCTTGTCCGAATATCTTTGCTGGTGAAGAGAACATGCATGGTCGTTACGAATATACTGTTTTGGAATCAATGTACAAGGCCGTTGATGTAATGATCAAAATGGCTGAATTGAATGCTGTCAATCATCAATAG
- a CDS encoding class I SAM-dependent methyltransferase, translated as MNLRLNTLAQMVAPHTRVADIGTDHAYLPIELVKSGKIQFAIASDIAKGPLENAREDIAQAGLQEQIETRLGAGLTTIKLEDHIDTVVIAGMGGKLITTILEDAWQQDFHFNQLVLEPNVGEPGVRQWLMTHNYQIQAEDLIAEAGHTYELIQAKQVRQKINLSAKELFFGPIILQNKNSVFDQKWRSQLIYQQKLLVNLNQAKKKDFQHIKQIEATIKMIKEEL; from the coding sequence ATGAATTTACGTTTAAATACTTTAGCACAAATGGTCGCTCCACATACTCGGGTTGCTGATATTGGTACCGACCATGCTTACTTACCAATCGAATTAGTGAAATCAGGTAAAATTCAATTTGCGATTGCCAGTGATATTGCCAAGGGACCACTTGAAAATGCGCGAGAAGATATCGCTCAAGCTGGCTTGCAAGAGCAAATTGAAACAAGATTAGGTGCAGGTTTAACAACCATTAAGCTTGAAGACCACATTGATACGGTGGTCATTGCTGGGATGGGGGGTAAGTTAATAACGACAATTCTAGAAGATGCTTGGCAACAAGATTTTCACTTTAATCAACTGGTGCTTGAACCAAATGTTGGTGAACCTGGTGTGCGCCAATGGTTAATGACACATAATTATCAAATTCAAGCAGAAGACCTAATTGCTGAAGCCGGTCATACCTATGAATTAATTCAGGCTAAACAAGTTAGGCAAAAAATTAATTTGTCCGCTAAAGAATTATTCTTTGGACCAATTATTTTGCAAAATAAAAATTCGGTTTTTGATCAAAAATGGCGTAGTCAATTAATTTACCAGCAAAAATTATTGGTTAATCTAAATCAGGCAAAGAAAAAGGATTTTCAGCATATTAAGCAGATTGAGGCAACAATCAAAATGATTAAGGAGGAATTATGA
- a CDS encoding GntR family transcriptional regulator, protein MEFKDNIPIYLQIKQYLYRQIVLGHLKAGERIPSVRKLAVQLTVNVNTVQRALQQMNDEGILYTKRGEGNFVTEDTDLLAQTKQNLINDELTKFVQNMNELGVADEQIKSVLAQFLE, encoded by the coding sequence TTGGAGTTTAAGGATAATATCCCTATTTATCTGCAAATTAAGCAGTATCTTTACCGGCAAATCGTACTTGGTCATCTTAAGGCTGGTGAAAGAATTCCATCCGTGCGTAAGTTGGCTGTTCAGTTGACAGTGAATGTTAATACGGTGCAGCGAGCTTTACAACAGATGAATGACGAGGGAATTTTATATACCAAACGAGGCGAGGGGAACTTTGTTACCGAGGATACAGATTTACTTGCACAGACCAAACAAAATTTGATTAACGATGAATTGACAAAATTTGTCCAGAATATGAATGAACTTGGTGTTGCTGATGAGCAAATTAAGTCAGTTCTGGCCCAATTTTTAGAATAG
- a CDS encoding LBP_cg2779 family protein — protein MNQQLEELSDAIINYQVQHHVNDTDLAFASHLSVEKIHAMKVGEGEFTPEEINQLYDYMAASH, from the coding sequence ATGAATCAACAACTAGAAGAATTATCCGATGCAATTATCAATTATCAAGTGCAGCACCATGTTAATGATACTGATTTGGCTTTTGCTAGTCATTTGTCAGTTGAAAAAATTCATGCGATGAAAGTTGGTGAAGGTGAGTTTACTCCTGAAGAGATCAACCAGCTTTATGATTATATGGCAGCCAGCCATTAG
- a CDS encoding 8-oxo-dGTP diphosphatase gives MDRTERVTLTNMCMITNQDKILVLNRNDPTWPGLTFPGGHVESHESFHDAVVREIKEETNLTIIKPRLTGIKQFYDDNNQRYLVFFYIATHFTGSVRASDEGTLTWMTKDELLSHQLAYNFDHDLPVYFNDTIYEHMLDGNRDELF, from the coding sequence ATGGATAGAACTGAACGCGTAACGTTAACTAATATGTGTATGATTACTAATCAGGATAAAATTTTGGTTTTGAATCGCAATGATCCTACTTGGCCAGGATTAACGTTTCCTGGTGGTCACGTTGAAAGTCATGAATCATTTCATGATGCAGTGGTACGCGAAATTAAAGAAGAAACTAACTTAACAATTATTAAACCGCGGCTTACTGGAATTAAACAATTTTATGACGATAACAATCAGCGATACCTCGTTTTCTTTTATATTGCGACACATTTTACTGGTTCTGTTCGCGCTTCTGACGAAGGCACATTAACCTGGATGACTAAAGATGAGTTGCTTAGTCATCAACTTGCTTATAATTTTGATCATGACCTCCCCGTTTATTTTAATGATACTATTTATGAGCACATGCTGGATGGCAATCGTGACGAATTATTTTAA
- the lepB gene encoding signal peptidase I produces the protein MANKTKKQQGEEESLGKFILDVVVMMAVILGVFWLVFNYVLSNDSVSGPSMQPTFQDRDRLISVRKFTPKRDDVVVLLAPKAAEDVPGAMYIKRIIGLPGDKLVSKNDKMYVNGKLLPEPYLNNSLKKADNDAGQNYTTNFTYKVPKGYYWVMGDHRDISKDSHIFGPVKRSALVGKVVFRYWPFTKIQGF, from the coding sequence ATGGCAAATAAAACAAAAAAGCAACAAGGGGAAGAAGAAAGTCTTGGCAAGTTCATTCTCGACGTCGTCGTGATGATGGCAGTTATTCTTGGAGTCTTTTGGCTTGTCTTTAACTATGTTCTATCAAACGATAGCGTATCTGGACCGTCAATGCAGCCTACTTTTCAGGATCGTGATCGGCTAATTTCAGTTCGGAAATTTACACCTAAACGGGATGATGTTGTAGTCTTATTAGCACCTAAGGCTGCTGAAGATGTTCCTGGCGCAATGTACATTAAGCGTATTATTGGACTACCCGGTGATAAATTGGTGTCTAAAAATGACAAAATGTATGTTAACGGCAAGTTACTGCCAGAACCGTATCTTAATAACAGTTTGAAAAAAGCTGATAATGATGCCGGACAAAACTATACCACTAACTTTACTTATAAGGTACCGAAGGGTTATTACTGGGTAATGGGTGATCATCGTGATATCTCTAAAGACTCACATATTTTTGGACCAGTTAAGCGCAGCGCATTAGTTGGCAAAGTTGTCTTTCGCTATTGGCCATTTACCAAAATTCAGGGCTTTTAG
- a CDS encoding ABC transporter ATP-binding protein: MENVLEIKDVTYKKNQKVILQDINLDLQPGKIVALLGENGAGKTTLMRIISGMAKNYRGNVKIDGFADDANKKANLSFTDGLTGFNDSTKIKAVVEFYEVVYSDFDKEEFAQLRKFMKLDPEMRLSQLSRGMREKLIIALTFARKADLYLLDEPFGGIDAMARKKIINSIILWKADNATILISDHFVNEIASLLDEVVIIKDHTILAHKSADEIRSTNKSIEEYYESQYDQEEEE; the protein is encoded by the coding sequence ATGGAAAACGTATTAGAAATCAAAGATGTCACTTATAAGAAGAATCAAAAAGTTATTCTGCAAGATATTAACTTGGATTTACAACCGGGGAAAATTGTTGCTTTGCTAGGTGAAAACGGTGCTGGTAAAACCACATTAATGCGGATTATCAGTGGCATGGCTAAGAATTATCGTGGCAATGTTAAAATTGATGGTTTTGCTGATGATGCTAATAAAAAGGCAAATTTATCATTTACCGATGGTTTAACTGGCTTTAATGATTCGACTAAGATTAAAGCTGTCGTTGAGTTTTACGAAGTTGTCTACAGCGATTTTGATAAAGAAGAATTTGCTCAATTACGTAAATTTATGAAATTAGATCCAGAAATGCGACTTAGTCAATTATCCCGTGGGATGCGCGAAAAACTGATTATTGCCCTAACTTTTGCCCGTAAAGCCGACTTATACTTACTTGATGAGCCTTTCGGCGGCATTGATGCGATGGCGCGTAAAAAAATCATCAATTCAATTATTCTTTGGAAAGCTGACAATGCGACGATTTTGATTTCTGATCACTTTGTTAACGAAATTGCTTCATTACTTGATGAAGTTGTCATTATTAAGGACCACACGATTCTTGCCCATAAGTCGGCAGACGAAATTCGTTCAACTAATAAGAGTATTGAAGAATACTATGAGAGCCAATATGATCAGGAGGAAGAAGAATGA
- the dnaG gene encoding DNA primase encodes MAGLISQDTIAKVRSSVNIVDVISQYVSLEKKGKDYAGLCPFHQEKSPSFYVNEQKQFFKCFGCGKGGNVFKFLMEKDGLTFPESVQKVAEMGHVEIDEITPQKFKYSNILIQINQAAADFYHRVLVSTNAGKRGLDYAKERGLDAEIITHFKIGYAPKQSKLLLTYLRSQGYQDDDLAASGLFAQSQDGDMFDRFRDRLMFPLGNESDYVVGFSGRRISADKKDAKYVNSPETKIFTKSNVLFHFAEAKKAAREEKHLVLYEGYMDVIAAYKAGVKSGIASMGTSLTDQQIYLLRRITNNIIINYDGDDPGVHAEERAAKMFDHAGGFNIGIVVLPEKLDPDEYVKKYGVTKYRAELAGALTPTDFFLKRLAKKYNLANDREKITYLNEAVKEIAQLSNPVEQDLYLDKIATQQDVSRDALKVNLLQERRKIAAAERHKRGNELPEPILEDDSTPIVELEQNAKNDPVQTRLLYLFMHSEHARDFLLKKGFLFPDKKYADLAELWLKFSKDNDDPTTSGFLDFIPDELQSIIVNAEMTDMPQDFSDREINEQMHALKMREVTSQLKELENQLTDAKRRTDNSEIIAITQKILQLKRIQGQRGAF; translated from the coding sequence ATGGCTGGCTTAATTTCTCAAGATACAATTGCTAAAGTTCGTAGCAGTGTCAATATTGTTGATGTAATCAGCCAGTATGTTTCACTTGAAAAGAAAGGCAAAGACTATGCTGGTCTTTGCCCTTTTCACCAAGAAAAAAGCCCGTCGTTTTACGTTAATGAACAAAAGCAATTTTTTAAATGTTTCGGTTGTGGCAAAGGTGGCAATGTCTTTAAGTTCCTAATGGAAAAAGATGGTCTAACTTTTCCTGAAAGCGTTCAAAAAGTAGCCGAAATGGGCCATGTTGAAATTGATGAAATTACTCCGCAAAAGTTTAAGTATTCCAATATCTTAATTCAAATTAATCAAGCTGCAGCAGATTTTTACCACCGCGTACTGGTATCAACCAATGCTGGTAAGCGCGGACTTGATTATGCTAAAGAACGTGGGCTTGATGCAGAGATTATCACGCATTTTAAGATTGGTTATGCACCTAAACAGAGTAAACTATTGTTGACATATTTACGTAGTCAAGGTTATCAAGATGATGATCTAGCTGCGAGTGGTTTGTTTGCTCAGTCTCAAGATGGTGATATGTTTGATCGCTTTCGCGATCGCTTAATGTTTCCATTGGGGAATGAAAGTGACTATGTAGTTGGTTTTTCTGGGCGGCGAATTTCTGCTGATAAAAAAGATGCTAAGTATGTTAATAGCCCGGAAACTAAAATTTTTACTAAGTCTAATGTCTTATTTCATTTTGCTGAAGCGAAAAAGGCTGCTCGTGAAGAAAAACATTTGGTTTTATATGAAGGCTATATGGATGTGATTGCAGCATACAAAGCTGGTGTCAAGTCTGGAATTGCTTCAATGGGGACCAGTTTAACCGACCAGCAGATTTATCTGCTGCGCCGAATAACCAACAATATTATCATTAATTATGATGGTGATGATCCGGGAGTTCATGCGGAAGAACGTGCAGCCAAAATGTTTGATCATGCGGGCGGTTTTAATATTGGGATTGTTGTGTTACCGGAAAAATTAGATCCTGATGAATATGTAAAAAAATATGGTGTGACGAAATACCGTGCAGAACTTGCAGGTGCATTGACGCCAACTGATTTTTTCTTAAAGCGGTTAGCCAAGAAATATAATCTTGCCAATGATCGTGAAAAAATCACCTATCTTAATGAAGCGGTTAAAGAAATTGCGCAATTATCTAATCCAGTTGAACAAGATTTGTATTTGGATAAAATTGCGACCCAGCAAGATGTATCTCGAGATGCATTGAAGGTTAATTTGTTACAGGAAAGGCGTAAAATAGCTGCTGCTGAGCGCCATAAACGTGGCAATGAATTACCAGAGCCAATCTTAGAGGATGATTCAACTCCAATAGTTGAATTAGAGCAAAATGCCAAAAATGATCCGGTGCAAACAAGATTATTATATTTATTTATGCATTCAGAACATGCACGTGATTTTTTACTTAAAAAAGGATTTTTATTTCCAGATAAAAAGTATGCAGATTTAGCAGAATTATGGTTAAAATTTAGTAAAGATAATGATGATCCAACAACCAGTGGTTTCTTAGATTTTATTCCTGACGAACTTCAGAGTATAATAGTAAATGCTGAAATGACAGATATGCCCCAGGATTTTTCTGATCGTGAAATTAATGAACAAATGCATGCTCTCAAGATGCGTGAAGTCACTTCCCAATTAAAAGAATTAGAAAATCAATTAACGGACGCAAAACGCAGAACTGATAATAGCGAGATTATTGCAATTACGCAAAAAATTTTACAGTTAAAGAGAATTCAGGGTCAAAGGGGGGCTTTTTAG
- a CDS encoding Nif3-like dinuclear metal center hexameric protein yields MTQVKEIVTRLRQDFPEEIASQGDPVGIQIGSMEQPVTKIMTTLDVRPNVVDEAIANHVDLIISHHPLMFHPARNLNFADPQNAMYGKIIANGITVYSIHTNSDKAQNGSSDWQAAELDLTNVAPFCLDEDGIAIGRKGKLPQPLTAVDFAMYVKQKMKIKLARLITADNQKMISTVGFICGDGGKYWHQAVTEGLDAFITGDVYYHTGHDMIAAGLTVVDPGHYTEKIFKYKMHDLLQKWCAENNWQVKVSLSQVSTNPFQDLI; encoded by the coding sequence ATGACCCAAGTTAAAGAAATTGTTACGCGTCTTAGACAAGACTTTCCAGAAGAAATTGCGAGTCAAGGTGATCCGGTTGGCATCCAAATTGGTTCAATGGAACAACCAGTTACTAAGATTATGACTACTCTTGACGTTCGCCCTAATGTTGTTGATGAGGCAATTGCTAATCATGTCGATCTAATTATCAGTCATCACCCGTTGATGTTTCATCCAGCACGTAATTTAAATTTTGCTGATCCGCAGAATGCGATGTACGGCAAAATCATTGCTAATGGCATTACAGTCTATTCCATTCATACCAATTCGGACAAAGCTCAAAATGGCTCAAGTGATTGGCAGGCGGCAGAATTAGATTTAACTAATGTTGCACCGTTCTGTTTGGATGAAGACGGAATTGCCATTGGCCGTAAAGGCAAATTACCACAGCCGTTAACTGCTGTTGATTTTGCCATGTATGTTAAGCAAAAAATGAAAATCAAATTAGCCCGCTTAATTACGGCAGATAATCAAAAGATGATTTCAACAGTCGGGTTTATCTGTGGTGATGGTGGTAAGTATTGGCACCAAGCAGTAACTGAGGGACTAGATGCTTTCATTACGGGGGATGTTTATTATCATACAGGCCATGATATGATCGCTGCTGGTCTTACAGTAGTTGATCCCGGTCACTATACTGAAAAGATTTTTAAGTATAAAATGCACGATTTATTACAAAAATGGTGTGCTGAAAATAATTGGCAAGTCAAAGTTAGTTTGTCGCAAGTATCAACTAATCCATTTCAAGATTTAATTTAA
- the rpoD gene encoding RNA polymerase sigma factor RpoD, which produces MAEKKNTNKTEELSLDKVVKKVVKAVKKDKAITETDFTAQLITPYKLQGKAVDQLVQEFEDNGISIVDDKGEPSKLALKKQKDVEKAELKDMSAPSSVRMNDPVRMYLKEIGRVPLLNADQEISLAKRIEKGDEEAKQELAEANLRLVVSIAKRYVGRGMSFLDLIQEGNMGLMKAVDKFDYSLGFKFSTYATWWIRQAITRAIADQARTIRIPVHMVETINKLIRIQRQLLQDLGREPVPEEIGAEMDMPTTKVRDILKIAQEPVSLETPIGEEDDSHLGDFIKDKDATSPEQHASYEMLKEQLEEVLDTLTDREENVLRLRFGLDDGRTRTLEEVGKVFGVTRERIRQIEAKALRKLRHPSRSNQLRDFLD; this is translated from the coding sequence GTGGCAGAAAAAAAGAATACTAATAAGACAGAAGAACTGTCTTTAGACAAAGTAGTTAAAAAGGTCGTTAAGGCAGTTAAAAAGGATAAGGCAATTACCGAAACTGATTTTACGGCGCAATTAATTACACCGTATAAGTTGCAAGGTAAGGCTGTCGATCAATTAGTTCAAGAATTTGAAGATAACGGTATTAGTATTGTTGACGACAAAGGTGAGCCATCCAAATTAGCCTTAAAGAAACAAAAAGATGTTGAAAAAGCCGAATTAAAGGATATGTCAGCACCTTCAAGTGTAAGAATGAATGATCCAGTGCGGATGTATCTGAAAGAAATTGGTCGGGTACCATTGCTTAATGCTGATCAAGAAATTTCATTAGCCAAACGTATTGAGAAGGGTGATGAAGAAGCTAAGCAAGAATTAGCAGAAGCTAACTTGCGGTTGGTTGTTTCAATTGCTAAGCGTTATGTTGGTCGGGGGATGTCCTTCTTAGATTTAATTCAAGAGGGTAACATGGGCCTAATGAAAGCTGTTGATAAGTTTGATTATAGTTTAGGCTTTAAATTTTCAACTTATGCAACTTGGTGGATTAGGCAGGCAATTACGCGTGCAATTGCCGATCAAGCACGGACAATTAGAATTCCTGTTCACATGGTTGAAACAATTAATAAATTAATTCGAATTCAACGACAATTATTGCAAGACTTGGGGCGTGAACCAGTACCTGAAGAAATTGGTGCTGAAATGGACATGCCAACAACTAAGGTTCGTGATATTTTAAAGATTGCTCAAGAACCGGTTTCTCTTGAAACGCCAATTGGTGAGGAAGATGACTCACACTTAGGCGACTTCATTAAGGATAAGGACGCCACAAGTCCTGAACAACATGCTTCCTATGAAATGCTCAAAGAGCAGTTGGAAGAAGTGCTTGATACATTAACTGATCGTGAAGAAAATGTTTTGCGGTTGCGGTTTGGTCTTGATGATGGGCGAACACGCACACTTGAAGAAGTTGGTAAAGTCTTTGGGGTTACCCGTGAACGAATCCGGCAGATTGAAGCGAAAGCTTTACGCAAACTGCGGCATCCTAGTCGTTCTAATCAATTACGCGACTTTTTAGATTAA